The Pseudomonas benzenivorans region GTGGGCGCCGGTTACGCGGTGGTCGCGCTGGATGCGCCGGCCCATGGGCGTTCACCGGGGCGCGAGGCGAACGTGGTGCTGTTCGCCCGGGCCATGCTCGAGGCCGCCAGCGAGCTGCCGCCGCTCAAGGCGGTGATCGGCCATTCCATGGGGGGCGCCAGTGCGCTGCTGGCGACCCAGCTGGGCCTGCGCACCGAGGCGCTGGTGACCATCGCCGCTCCAGGGCGCATCCTCACCATGTTGCGCGGTTTCGCCCGCTACATGGGGCTGCCGGCCAGGGCGCGGGCGCACTTCGTGCGCCTGGTCGAGGAAAAGGCGGGCATGCCCGCCAGGCAGATCGACGTGGCGCAGTATCACCTGGATATGCCCGGCCTGGTGGTGCATGCGGCGGACGATCCGTTGGTGCCCGTCACCGAGGCCGAGGCGATCCACCAGGCCTGGCCCGACAGTCGGCTGCTGCGCCTGGAGCAGGGCGGGCACCAGCGGGTACTGGGCGATCCGCGGCTGATCGAAGCGACCCTGCACCTGCTCGATAGGATCGGCCAGCCTGCCGCCGTTGTGCCACTGACGGCTTGAGTCCGCTGGTCGTGGAGGCGTCGCCTGTGGCTGCCTACGGGCGTCCGGAGTGGGGGAGGTGATGCGGGAGAGGGCGATCCGTTGCGGACCCCTGGCTTCCTGGCGCCGAAGGCGCCATGATGCCCGGCCGGCTCGGCCACCGGAAATGGCAGGGCATGCAACGAGGAGCAATCATGAAGCGGATCGAGGAACTGATGCGCCAGCCGCGCCCCATGGCAGCGGGGCCGGTGCGATGAACTGGGACCTGGCCAACCCGTTCGTCATCGACATTCGCGTCGGCGCCGAGGACATCGATGGCCTCGGCCACGCCAATAACGCGGTCTACGTCAGCTGGCTGGAGCGCTGCGCCTGGCGCCATTCGCAGTACCTGGGCCTGGATCTGGCCGAGTACCGGCGCCTGGATCGGGCCATGGCCGTGGTGCGCCATGAGGTCGACTACCTGGCCAGCGCCTACGAGGACCAGGAGCTGCAGATGTCCACCTGGATAGTCGAGTCCGACCAACGCCTGAAGATGGACCGGCGCTTCCAGCTGATCCGCCCGGCCGACGGCGTCACCCTGTTGCGGGCCAGGACCACCTTCGTCTGCATCGAGCTGTCCAGCGGCAAGCCCAAGCGCATGCCGGCCGAGTTCGTCGAGGGCTACGGGCGCGCACTGCAGCGGCCCTTTCCCCTGGAGCTCTGACGAGCGGCCGGTGCCGGCACCGTCGAGTCTGTTCATCCACCGCGCCACGCCGCGTACACTACGTGGCGTTTTTTCGTGAGTAAGGCTATGCAGATTGCCCTGGCGCCCATGGAGGGCCTGGTCGACAACATACTGCGCGATGTGCTGACCCGGGTCGGCGGCATCGACTGGTGCGTGACCGAATTCATCCGTGTCAGCGACCGGCTGCTGCCGGCGGCGACCTACCGCAAGCTCGCCCCGGAACTGTTCGCCGGCGCGCAGACCCGCACGGGTACGCCGCTGCGGGTGCAGCTGCTCGGCTCCGACCCGGCCTGCCTGGGGGACAACGCCGCCTTCTCCTGCACCCTGGGTGCGCCGGTGATCGACCTCAATTTCGGCTGCCCGGCCAAGACGGTGAACAAGTCCCGCGGCGGCGCGGTGCTGCTCAAGGAGCCCGAGCTGCTGCATGCCATCGTCCGCGAGGTGCGCCGCAGCGTGCCGCCGCAGATTCCAGTGACGGCGAAGATGCGCCTGGGCTTCGACCACAAGGAGTACGCCCTGGACTGTGCCCGCGCCCTGGCCGAGGGCGGTGCCGCGCAGCTCGTGGTGCATGCGCGGACCAAGGTCGAGGGCTACAAGCCGCCGGCCCACTGGGAGTGGGTGGCGCGGGTGCAGGAAGCGGTGGCGGTGCCGGTGTTCGCCAACGGCGAGGTGTGGACCCTGGGCGACTGGCGCCGCTGCCGCGAGGTCAGCGGGGTCGAGGACATCATGCTCGGCCGCGGCCTGGTGGCGCGGCCGGACCTGGCCCGGCAGATCGCCGCGGCGCGAGCCGGGCAGGCCGTCGCCGAGATGACCTGGGCCGAGCTGCAGCCCCTGCTCGCCGATTTCTGGCTGCAGGCCCGGCGCAAGCTGTCGCCGCGCTATGCGCCGGGGCGCCTCAAGCAGTGGCTGGCCATGCTGACCCGCAGCTACCCCCAGGCGGTCGAACTGTTCGGCCTGCTGCGCCGGGAGAACGACTGCGCGCGGCTCGATGCCTTGCTCGGCGTCGAGGTGCCTGAGCCGGCGCCTCGGGAGCAGCTGGCCAGCGCCTGAGCCTCAGCGTCCGCCGGCGACATCCAGCAGCGCGCCGCTGGTGTAGGAGGCCTGCTCGCCGGCCAGCCAGAGGATCGCCTCGGCCACTTCCTCGGCCAGGCCGCCGCGGCCCATGGGCACGCTCCGGCTGACCCGCGCCACCCGTCCCGGCTCGCCGCCGCAGGCGTGGATCTCGGTGTCGATCACCCCGGGGCGCACGGCGTTGACGCGGATGCCTTCGCCGGCCACCTCCTTGGCCAGACCCAGGGTCAGGCTGTCGATGGCGCCCTTGGCTGCTGCGTAGTCGATGTACTCGTCGGGGGCGCCGAGGCGCGCGGCTACCGACGACAGGTTGACGATGGCGCCGCCACGGCCGCCGTGGCGGGTCGACATGCGTTTGACCGCCTCGCGGGCGCAGTAGAAGCTGCCGAACACGTTGGCGGCGAACACCCGCTGCAGGCGCGCGCCGTCCATCTGTTCCAGGCGCATCTGCGTTTCCAGCATGCCGGCGTTGTTGACCAGCACGTCGAGTCGGCCGAACCGGCGGTCGAGTTCGGCGAACAGCGTCGTCACCTGCGCCTCGTCGGCCACGTCGGCCTGCACGGCGATGGCCTGCCCGCCGGCCGCGACTATCTCGGCGGCCAGGGCCTCGGCGGCGTCGCGCCGCTGACGGTAGTTCAGGCACAGGGCATAGCCGCGCTCGGCGGCCAGGCGGGCGGTAGCGGCGCCGATGCCGCGCGCGGCCCCGGTAATCAGCATGACTCGTTCCACCGGTTTTTCTCCTCGGTCTGCCTGGGGGTTGAAATCCTTTCGCTCAACCACATCTTCTTTCTTGCGGGGCGCCGAAGTCGGGCTCCGCGTCGAATCACTCGCTGTTATTCAGGAGATTATCCATGAGCACTGCATTTTCCATGACCCCGCTGTTCCGCCAGTCCATCGGCTTCGACCGCTTCAACGACCTGTTCGAGTCGGCCATGCGCAACGAGTCGGGCAGCAGCTATCCGCCGTACAACGTCGAGAAGCATGCCGAGGACGAGTACCGCATCGTCATCGCCGCGGCCGGCTTCCATGAGGAAGACCTCGACCTGCAGGTCGAGCGTGGCGTACTGACCGTCACCGGCGGGCGGCGCGAGCAGGACACCGACGGCATCACCTACCTGTACCAGGGCATCGCCCGGCGTGCCTTCAAGTTGTCGTTCCGCCTGGCCGATCATATCGAGGTCAAGGCTGCCAACCTGGTCAACGGCCTGTTGAACATCGACTTGGTGCGCATCGTTCCGGAAGAGGCCAAGGCCAAGCGCATCCCCATCAATGGCGCGCGGCCGGCGTTGGACAGCTAAGCGCCTCTCGTTGTGCTGCGCAGGGCGCCCTCACCGTCGGAGAGGGCGCCCTCGTGGTTTTCAGCGCCGGGGCGGGCGCTGGGCCGAATGCGCCAGCAGGGCGCGGAACTCCGCCAGCGGCAGTGGTCTGCTGAACAGGTAGCCTTGGTACAGGTGGCAGCCCTGCTGTTCGAGCAGGTCCAGCTGCTCCTGCTGTTCGACCCCTTCGGCGATCAGCGTCAGGCCCAGGCTGCGCGCCATGGCGGCGATGGCACGAATGATTTCCGCATCGTTGGGGTCGTGGGTGGCATCGCGGACGAAGGATTGGTCGATCTTCAGTACGTCCACCGGCAGGCGCTTGAGGTAGGTCAGCGAACTGTAGCCGGTGCCGAAGTCGTCCATGGCGAAGCTGACGCCGAGGCGCTGCAGCCGTTTCATCTTGGCGATGGTGTCCTCGATATTCTCGATGACGATGCCTTCGGTGATTTCCAGCTTGAGCATGGCGCGCGGTAAGGCGCTGTTGCGCAGGCTGTTCTCCACGCGGTCGCCGAAGTCGTTCTGGCGGAATTGTCGCGGGCTGATGTTCACGCACAGGGTGAAGGTCTCGGCTGCGATCAGCCCTTCCTCGAGCAGTTGTGCGCAGGCATGGCAGGCCTCGGCAATGACCCAGTTGCCGACGTCGAGGATCAGGCCGCTGTCTTCCAGTACGTGAATGAACAGGGCCGGGGACTGCGGCCCTAGGCTCGGATGAATCCAGCGCAACAGCACCTCGGCGCCAATCACCCGGCCGTCGCGGGCGTCCACCTGGGGTTGGAAGTACAGCTCGAACTCGCCGCGGGCCAAGGCCAGGCGCAGGTCGTTTTCCAGGCGCAGGCGTTCGCTGGCGGCCTGCTGCATGGTGCTGCGGAACAGCTGGATGGCGTTGCGTCCGGCGTCCTTGGCACGGTACAGGGCGATGTCCGCGCGCTTGAGCAGATCGGCGGGGGTGTCGCCATGGTCGGGGATCAGGGCGATGCCGATGCTCGGGGTGACCTGCAGGCGGTGGCCATCCAGGCGCATGGGTTCGGCCAGCAAGCGGCGCAACTTGTCCGCCAGTGTGCGAGCCTGGCGAGTCACGCTCGAACGCGGGCCCTCCAGGCCGCTGAGCAGCACCACGAACTCGTCGCCGCCCAGGCGCGCCACGGTATCTTCCTGGCGCACGCTGGCCTCCAGGCGCGCGGTAACCAGCTTGAGCACCGCGTCGCCCACCGGATGGCCGAGGGAGTCGTTGATGTGCTTGAAGTGATCCAGGTCGAGAAACAGCAGGGCGCCGCGCAGCTGATGGCGTTTGAGCAGGGCGATCTGCTGGGTCAGGCGGTCCATCAGCAGGGCGCGGTTGGGCAGGTTGGTCAGGGAGTCGTGATAGGCCAGGTGCTGGATCTGCGCCTGGGCCTCCTTCAGTTGGCTGATGTCGCGGGCGGTCAGCAGCAGGCAGGGGGTGTCGTCGAGCATGATCGGCTCCACCGAGACCTCCACCGTCTTGACCTGGCCGCTACGGTGCCGGCCGAGCATCTCGCGGTGCAGCACGCGGCCCTCGCGCTGCAGCGCTTCGAGCAGCTCCTGGCGCTGTCTGGGCTCGGCCCAGATGTTCAGCTCCAGCGCACTGCGGCCGATGACTTCTGCCGAGCTGTAGCCGGTGAGGCGGGTGAAGCCCTCGTTGACCTCGATATAACGGGCCGTGTCGCGCTCGGTGATGGTGATGGCGTCGGGGCTGGAGTGGAAGGCCTTGGCGAACTTCTCCTGACTGGCCTTGAGCGCGGCCTCGGCCTGTTGATGCTCGGTGATGTCGCGGAAGGTGCTGGCGATGCAGAGTTGGCGGTCGACGCGGATGAAGCGGCTGGAAACCACGCAGTTGAGGGTCGTTCCGGCGCGGGTGCGAAAGCGGGCGATCTCGTTGCTCAGGCCCTGGTCGCGGGTCAGCTGCTCGAACAGGCGGCGGCGTTGCTCGAGGTCGTGCCAGAAGCCGACGTCGGTGGCGCAGCGCCCGACTATCTGTTCGGCTGGCCAGCCGAAGGTTTCGCTGAAGCTGGGGTTGACCTCGATGAACACGCCGTCGCGGATGCGTGAGACGCAGATGGGGTCGGGGCTGCTCTGGAACAGGGTGGCGAACTTCTCCTCCGAGGCGGCCAGGTGCTGTTCGCGCCGGACCCGTTCGCTGATGTCCGTCAGCACCCCGGCCATGCGCAGGGGGTGGCCCTGGTCGTTGCGGTAGAGCTTGGCCGTGCTTTCCACGTAGTGCAGGCTGCCGTCGGGGTGCCGCACTCGATAGGTCAGCTGGTATTCGCTGTTGGCGCCTTCGAGCAGTTGGCCGTAGGCCTGGCGCATGGCCTGACGATCCTCCTGCGGCACGCAACCGAAGCATGGCTGGAATGTACCTTGGTAGGGTTCTGCGGGCAGCCCATGGAGGGCGGCCGCGCGCGCCGAGCCATAGAAGATGCCGCTGGGAATGTGCCAGTCCCAGGTGCCGAGGTCCGCCGAGTCGAGCGCCAGGTTCAGCCGTTCCTGGCTGTCCTTCAGGGCCTGCTCCTGCGCCCTCTGCCGAGTGATGTCACGGACCGTCAGCACCAGGCAGGCGACGCCGTCGAGCTCGATTTCGCCGCCGTGAATCAGGTTGTCGGTGATCTGTCCGTCGCGGCTGGCCAGGCGCGTCTCGACCGGCTGGAGGCTGCCGTCGTCCTGCAAGGCGTCGAGAAGCCGCTGGCGGTCCTCGGGCTGCAGCCAGAGCCCCAGGGCCAGAGACGTGCGGCCCACGGCCTCGCTCTTGCTCCAGCCGAACTGGCGTTCGAAGCTGGCATTGATCTCGATGAAGCGGCCACTGGCCTTCTCGGTGATCACCACCGTGTCGGGGGTGTTGTGGAAGGCCTTGGCGAACTTGTCCTCGCCGCGGTTCTGGTCTTGGCGGCGTGCGTGCTGTTCGCCGATCTCGCGGATGACGCCCGTTCCGTGCGGGTTGCCGTGGTCGTCCCGGTGCAGACGGCCACTGACCTCCAGCCAGTGCAGGCTGCCATCCGGCCAGCGAATGCGATGGTGGACGGGGTGGGGGGTCGGGCGACCATCGAGCATCCGGTGGAGCCGCTGCAGCACCTCGTCGCGGTCTTCCGGCAGGATTTGCCCGAGGTAGTCGATCGGGGGGCGCTCCAGGCCGTCGGGCTGCAGGCCGAACAGCGCCTCGGCGCCAGGGGACCAGCTGATCCGGTCGGCGTGCATGTCCCAGTGCCAGGCCGCGAGGCGGGCGCCGTTCAGCGCCTCGAGCAGGCGCGGACTATCCTGGATGGCCTGCTCTGCTTCGGCCGCGTCATATAGAGAAGCGCTCGGCAGGGGCGGGAGGCGGTCACTGCTTCTGGCCATGGTCGACCCCCTCTGGCGGTGCTGGAGCGGCGAGGCGCCCGATGCATGGAGCTGGCTGGCACATTATGCGCGGATCGCCGTATGGCGAGCTGCGCGTCACGTTAGCTGGTGCGCGGCTGCCGCTGCAAGATCGTCGCGCTGGGTATCGAGCAGTCCCATGAAGGCCCGCGCGGCGTTCGAGAGGGTGCGCTCGGTATGCAGGATATAGCCCAGCTGTCGTGACAGTTGAATACCCGGCAGGGGCAGGCGGGAGACCTGCTCGTCGAGCATGGTGCGCGGCAGTACGCTCCAGGCCAGGCCGATGGAGACCATCATCTTGATGGTCTCCAGGTAGTTGGTGCTCATGGCGATGTTCGGGGTCAGGCCCTGGGCCTCGAACAGGCGCTGGACGATGTGGTGGGTGAAGGTGTTGCCGCCGGGAAACACCGCCGGGTGGCGCGCGACGTCGGCCAGTTCGACCGCGCCCTGGCATGCCAGGGGATGCTCGGGGGCGGCGACGAAGTCCAGCGGGTCGTTCCATACCGGCGTGGCGCGTACCGGCTCGCGCGTCTCGGGTGCCAGGGTGATCACCGCCAGTTCGGCGCGACCATGCAGCACTTCCTCGTAGGCCACCTCCGAGTCGAGGAACTGGATATCCAGCGCCACCTTGGGGTGCGCGCGGGTAAAGGCCCTGAGCAGAGGCGGCAAACGGTGCAGGCCGATGTGGTGGCTGGTGGCCAGGGTCAGGCGGCCGCTGATCTCCCCGTTGAGGTTGGTCAGGGCGCGACGGGTGTCGTCCAGCACATTGAGAATCTGGTAGGCCCGCGGCAGCAGGGCGCGGCCCGCCTCGGTCAGGCTCACCTCGCGGCCCAGGCGGTCGAACAGGCGCACGTTCAACTGCTGCTCCAGGCTGGCGATGCGCTTGCTCACCGCCGGCTGGGTCAGGTGCAGGCGTTCGGCGGCTTCGGAGAAACTGCCGGTCTCGGCGATGGCGATAAAGGCGTTGAGGGTGGCCAGGTCCATATTGAATTCCAGTTGGTTATCCAATGGATGAAAAATATGAATTTGAGTAATTTAAAGCAAGCCCCTAGGATCGTCCCCATAAGCCGCAGGGCTATTCGCCCAGGCATAGAAACACGCTGATGAGGGACTCGCTGATGGCCGGCAAAACGCTCTACGACAAGCTCTGGGATATGCACGAGGTGAAGCGCCGCGACGATGGCTCTTCGCTGATCTACATCGATCGCCATATCCTCCACGAGGTGACCTCGCCGCAGGCCTTCGAGGGCCTGCGTCTGGCCGGCCGCAAGCCGTGGCGCATCGACGCCAACATCGCCACCCCGGACCACAACGTGCCGACCACCCAGGCCGAGCGCCAGGGCGGTCTGGAGGCCATCGTCGACGAGGTGTCGCGCATTCAGGTGCAGACCCTGGACGAGAACTGCGATGACTTCGGCATCCTCGAATTCAAGATGAACGACTCGCGCCAGGGCATCGTCCACGTGGTCGGCCCGGAGCAGGGCGCCACCCTGCCGGGCATGACCGTGGTCTGCGGCGACTCGCACACCTCCACCCACGGCGCCTTCGGCGCCCTGGCCCACGGCATCGGTACCTCCGAGGTCGAGCATGTGCTGGCGACCCAGTGCCTGGTGGCCAAGAAGATGAAGAACATGCAGGTGCGCGTGGAGGGGCAGCTGCCCTTCGGCGTCACCGCCAAGGACATCGTCTTGGCCGTGATCGGCAAGATCGGCACCGCCGGCGGCAACGGCCATGCCCTGGAGTTCGCCGGCAGCGCCATCCGCGACCTGTCCCTGGAAGGGCGCATGACCCTGTGCAACATGGCGATCGAGGCGGGCGCCCGGGTCGGCCTGGTGGCCGTGGACGAGAAGACCATCGCCTACGTCGAGGGCCGCCCCTTCGCGCCGAAGGGCGCCGACTGGGACCAGGCCGTGACCCAGTGGCGCGAGCTGGTGTCGGATGCCGACGCCCGTTTCGATACCCTGGTCGAGCTGCGTGCCGAAGACATCAAGCCCCAGGTCAGTTGGGGCACCTCGCCGGAGATGGTCCTGGCGGTCGACCAGAAGGTGCCGGACCCGGAGGCCGAGGCCGATCCGGTCAAGCGCGACTCCATCGTCCGCGCGCTGAAGTACATGGGGCTCTCGGCCAATCAGCCCATCACCGACATCATGCTGGATCGCGTGTTCATCGGCTCCTGCACCAACTCGCGCATCGAGGACCTGCGCGCCGCCGCCGAGGTGGCCAAGGGCCGCAAGGTCGCCGCCACGGTCAAGCAGGCGCTGGTGGTGCCGGGCTCGGGCCTGGTCAAGGCCCAGGCGGAGGCCGAAGGCCTGGACAAGATCTTCATCGAGGCCGGTTTCGAGTGGCGTGAGCCGGGCTGCTCCATGTGCCTGGCGATGAACCCGGACAAGCTGGGCAGCGGCGAGCATTGCGCCTCCACCTCCAACCGCAACTTCGAGGGCCGTCAGGGCGCTGGCGGGCGTACCCACCTGGTCAGCCCGGCCATGGCCGCGGCGGCCGCGGTCACCGGCCGCTTCATCGACGTTCGCGAACTGATTCGGCCTTAAGGAGACCGCCCATGAAAGCCTTTACCCAACACGCCGGTCTCGTCGCGCCGCTGGATCGCGCCAACGTCGACACCGACCAGATCATTCCCAAGCAGTTTCTCAAGTCGATCAAGCGCACCGGCTTCGGCCCGAACCTGTTCGACGAATGGCGCTACCTGGATGTCGGCCAGCCCAACCAGGACTGCTCGCAACGGCCGGTCAACCCGGAGTTCGTGTTGAACTTCCCCCGCTACCAGGGCGCCAGCGTGCTGTTGGCCCGGGAGAACTTCGGCTGCGGCTCGTCCCGCGAGCACGCGCCCTGGGCGCTGGAGGAGTATGGTTTCCGCGCCATCATCGCCCCGAGCTTCGCCGACATCTTCTACAACAACAGCTTCAAGAACGGTCTGCTGCCGATCATCCTCGCCGAGCGCGACGTGGACGAGTTGTTCCGTCAGTGTGAGGCCGAGGAGGGCTACCGGCTGACCGTCGACCTGACGGCGCAGACCGTGACCCGTCCGGACGGCAAGCAGTACGGCTTCGAGGTCGACGCCTTCCGCAAGCACTGCCTGCTCAACGGCTTGGACGACATCGGCCTGACCCTGCAGGATGCCGAGGCGATCGAGGCCTTCGAGGCCGGCTACAAGCAGCGCAGCCCCTGGCTGTTCGGCGCGATCAAGTGATGTGTAGGGTGGAAAGCCGCGCGGCGTTTTCCACCACGGATTTTGGCGGATGGGGCCTGTGGCCGATATCCACCCTACCGAAGTAGAGGAATGTAATGAGCAAGCAGATTCTGGTTCTCCCCGGCGACGGCATCGGCCCGGAGATCATGGCCGAGGCGGTCAAGGTGCTGCAGCTGGCCAACGACAAGTACGCCCTGGGTTTCGAGCTGAGTTTCGACGAGCTGGGCGGCGCCGCCTATGACAAGTACGGCGTGCCGCTGGCCGACGAGACCCTCGCGCGGGCCCGCGCCGCCGATGCCATCCTGCTCGGCGCGGTCGGCGGACCCAAGTGGGACGCCATCGACCCGGCCCTGCGCCCGGAGCGCGGCCTGCTGAAGATCCGCTCGCAATTGGGCCTGTTCGCCAACCTGCGCCCGGCCATCCTCTATCCGCAGCTGGCCGATGCCTCCTCGCTGAAGCCGGAAGTGGTCGCCGGCCTGGATATCCTCATCGTCCGTGAGCTGACCGGCGGCATCTACTTCGGTCAGCCGCGCGAGAGCAAGGTGCTGGAGAATGGCGAGCGCATGGCCTACGACACCCTGCCGTACAGCGAGAGCGAGATCCGCCGCATCGCCCGTGTCGGTTTCGACATGGCCCGGGTGCGCAACAAGAAGCTCTGTTCGGTGGACAAGGCCAACGTGCTGGCCTCCAGCCAGCTGTGGCGCGCCGTGGTGGAGGAGGTGGCCAAGGACTACCCGGACGTCGAGCTGAGCCACATGTACGTGGACAACGCGGCGATGCAGCTGGTGCGCGCACCCAAGCAGTTCGATGTGATGGTCACCGACAACATGTTCGGCGACATCCTGTCGGACGAGGCTTCCATGCTCACCGGCTCCATCGGCATGCTGCCCTCGGCCTCGCTGGATGCCGACAACAAGGGCATGTACGAGCCGTGCCACGGCAGTGCGCCGGATATCGCCGGGCAGGGCATCGCCAACCCGCTGGCGACCATCCTCTCGGTGTCGATGATGCTGCGTTACAGCTTCAATCAGGGCGCTGCGGCCGATGCCATCGAGCAGGCGGTGAGCAAGGTGCTCGATCAGGGCCTGCGCACCGGCGATATCCACTCCGCCGGTATGACCAAGGTCGGTACCGCGGCCATGGGCGATGCGGTAGTCGAAGCGCTGTGTAGTCTGTAATCTTCCAGGTCCGCCGGGGTGGTTCCGGCGGTCTGTTCACATAGGTGTAGTCGTTATGAAACGTGTAGGTCTGATCGGTTGGCGTGGCATGGTCGGTTCCGTGCTCATGCAGCGCATGCTGGAAGAGCGGGATTTCGACTTGATCGAACCGGTGTTCTTCACCACCTCCAATGTCGGCGGCCAGG contains the following coding sequences:
- the leuB gene encoding 3-isopropylmalate dehydrogenase, with protein sequence MSKQILVLPGDGIGPEIMAEAVKVLQLANDKYALGFELSFDELGGAAYDKYGVPLADETLARARAADAILLGAVGGPKWDAIDPALRPERGLLKIRSQLGLFANLRPAILYPQLADASSLKPEVVAGLDILIVRELTGGIYFGQPRESKVLENGERMAYDTLPYSESEIRRIARVGFDMARVRNKKLCSVDKANVLASSQLWRAVVEEVAKDYPDVELSHMYVDNAAMQLVRAPKQFDVMVTDNMFGDILSDEASMLTGSIGMLPSASLDADNKGMYEPCHGSAPDIAGQGIANPLATILSVSMMLRYSFNQGAAADAIEQAVSKVLDQGLRTGDIHSAGMTKVGTAAMGDAVVEALCSL
- a CDS encoding tRNA dihydrouridine synthase, coding for MQIALAPMEGLVDNILRDVLTRVGGIDWCVTEFIRVSDRLLPAATYRKLAPELFAGAQTRTGTPLRVQLLGSDPACLGDNAAFSCTLGAPVIDLNFGCPAKTVNKSRGGAVLLKEPELLHAIVREVRRSVPPQIPVTAKMRLGFDHKEYALDCARALAEGGAAQLVVHARTKVEGYKPPAHWEWVARVQEAVAVPVFANGEVWTLGDWRRCREVSGVEDIMLGRGLVARPDLARQIAAARAGQAVAEMTWAELQPLLADFWLQARRKLSPRYAPGRLKQWLAMLTRSYPQAVELFGLLRRENDCARLDALLGVEVPEPAPREQLASA
- the leuC gene encoding 3-isopropylmalate dehydratase large subunit, producing MAGKTLYDKLWDMHEVKRRDDGSSLIYIDRHILHEVTSPQAFEGLRLAGRKPWRIDANIATPDHNVPTTQAERQGGLEAIVDEVSRIQVQTLDENCDDFGILEFKMNDSRQGIVHVVGPEQGATLPGMTVVCGDSHTSTHGAFGALAHGIGTSEVEHVLATQCLVAKKMKNMQVRVEGQLPFGVTAKDIVLAVIGKIGTAGGNGHALEFAGSAIRDLSLEGRMTLCNMAIEAGARVGLVAVDEKTIAYVEGRPFAPKGADWDQAVTQWRELVSDADARFDTLVELRAEDIKPQVSWGTSPEMVLAVDQKVPDPEAEADPVKRDSIVRALKYMGLSANQPITDIMLDRVFIGSCTNSRIEDLRAAAEVAKGRKVAATVKQALVVPGSGLVKAQAEAEGLDKIFIEAGFEWREPGCSMCLAMNPDKLGSGEHCASTSNRNFEGRQGAGGRTHLVSPAMAAAAAVTGRFIDVRELIRP
- a CDS encoding LysR family transcriptional regulator, producing the protein MDLATLNAFIAIAETGSFSEAAERLHLTQPAVSKRIASLEQQLNVRLFDRLGREVSLTEAGRALLPRAYQILNVLDDTRRALTNLNGEISGRLTLATSHHIGLHRLPPLLRAFTRAHPKVALDIQFLDSEVAYEEVLHGRAELAVITLAPETREPVRATPVWNDPLDFVAAPEHPLACQGAVELADVARHPAVFPGGNTFTHHIVQRLFEAQGLTPNIAMSTNYLETIKMMVSIGLAWSVLPRTMLDEQVSRLPLPGIQLSRQLGYILHTERTLSNAARAFMGLLDTQRDDLAAAAAHQLT
- the leuD gene encoding 3-isopropylmalate dehydratase small subunit, whose amino-acid sequence is MKAFTQHAGLVAPLDRANVDTDQIIPKQFLKSIKRTGFGPNLFDEWRYLDVGQPNQDCSQRPVNPEFVLNFPRYQGASVLLARENFGCGSSREHAPWALEEYGFRAIIAPSFADIFYNNSFKNGLLPIILAERDVDELFRQCEAEEGYRLTVDLTAQTVTRPDGKQYGFEVDAFRKHCLLNGLDDIGLTLQDAEAIEAFEAGYKQRSPWLFGAIK
- a CDS encoding SDR family oxidoreductase, with amino-acid sequence MERVMLITGAARGIGAATARLAAERGYALCLNYRQRRDAAEALAAEIVAAGGQAIAVQADVADEAQVTTLFAELDRRFGRLDVLVNNAGMLETQMRLEQMDGARLQRVFAANVFGSFYCAREAVKRMSTRHGGRGGAIVNLSSVAARLGAPDEYIDYAAAKGAIDSLTLGLAKEVAGEGIRVNAVRPGVIDTEIHACGGEPGRVARVSRSVPMGRGGLAEEVAEAILWLAGEQASYTSGALLDVAGGR
- a CDS encoding sensor domain-containing protein, coding for MARSSDRLPPLPSASLYDAAEAEQAIQDSPRLLEALNGARLAAWHWDMHADRISWSPGAEALFGLQPDGLERPPIDYLGQILPEDRDEVLQRLHRMLDGRPTPHPVHHRIRWPDGSLHWLEVSGRLHRDDHGNPHGTGVIREIGEQHARRQDQNRGEDKFAKAFHNTPDTVVITEKASGRFIEINASFERQFGWSKSEAVGRTSLALGLWLQPEDRQRLLDALQDDGSLQPVETRLASRDGQITDNLIHGGEIELDGVACLVLTVRDITRQRAQEQALKDSQERLNLALDSADLGTWDWHIPSGIFYGSARAAALHGLPAEPYQGTFQPCFGCVPQEDRQAMRQAYGQLLEGANSEYQLTYRVRHPDGSLHYVESTAKLYRNDQGHPLRMAGVLTDISERVRREQHLAASEEKFATLFQSSPDPICVSRIRDGVFIEVNPSFSETFGWPAEQIVGRCATDVGFWHDLEQRRRLFEQLTRDQGLSNEIARFRTRAGTTLNCVVSSRFIRVDRQLCIASTFRDITEHQQAEAALKASQEKFAKAFHSSPDAITITERDTARYIEVNEGFTRLTGYSSAEVIGRSALELNIWAEPRQRQELLEALQREGRVLHREMLGRHRSGQVKTVEVSVEPIMLDDTPCLLLTARDISQLKEAQAQIQHLAYHDSLTNLPNRALLMDRLTQQIALLKRHQLRGALLFLDLDHFKHINDSLGHPVGDAVLKLVTARLEASVRQEDTVARLGGDEFVVLLSGLEGPRSSVTRQARTLADKLRRLLAEPMRLDGHRLQVTPSIGIALIPDHGDTPADLLKRADIALYRAKDAGRNAIQLFRSTMQQAASERLRLENDLRLALARGEFELYFQPQVDARDGRVIGAEVLLRWIHPSLGPQSPALFIHVLEDSGLILDVGNWVIAEACHACAQLLEEGLIAAETFTLCVNISPRQFRQNDFGDRVENSLRNSALPRAMLKLEITEGIVIENIEDTIAKMKRLQRLGVSFAMDDFGTGYSSLTYLKRLPVDVLKIDQSFVRDATHDPNDAEIIRAIAAMARSLGLTLIAEGVEQQEQLDLLEQQGCHLYQGYLFSRPLPLAEFRALLAHSAQRPPRR
- a CDS encoding acyl-CoA thioesterase, encoding MNWDLANPFVIDIRVGAEDIDGLGHANNAVYVSWLERCAWRHSQYLGLDLAEYRRLDRAMAVVRHEVDYLASAYEDQELQMSTWIVESDQRLKMDRRFQLIRPADGVTLLRARTTFVCIELSSGKPKRMPAEFVEGYGRALQRPFPLEL
- a CDS encoding Hsp20 family protein, producing the protein MSTAFSMTPLFRQSIGFDRFNDLFESAMRNESGSSYPPYNVEKHAEDEYRIVIAAAGFHEEDLDLQVERGVLTVTGGRREQDTDGITYLYQGIARRAFKLSFRLADHIEVKAANLVNGLLNIDLVRIVPEEAKAKRIPINGARPALDS
- a CDS encoding alpha/beta fold hydrolase; this encodes MSSLNWVRGLNATVGRLAPRAVAGRMRRAFMTPRDLPLRDWELPLLAQAERVTLRFGLSVLRWGSGPVVLLMHGWEGRPTQFAELIKALVGAGYAVVALDAPAHGRSPGREANVVLFARAMLEAASELPPLKAVIGHSMGGASALLATQLGLRTEALVTIAAPGRILTMLRGFARYMGLPARARAHFVRLVEEKAGMPARQIDVAQYHLDMPGLVVHAADDPLVPVTEAEAIHQAWPDSRLLRLEQGGHQRVLGDPRLIEATLHLLDRIGQPAAVVPLTA